Proteins encoded by one window of Limnothrix sp. FACHB-406:
- a CDS encoding ATP-binding protein: MRHRVFELLLILKATRLSSIGAQMLLWTMLGILSTLGIMTGITYNLLKDQTVDEIQKTLRIEVQGLESDLKQVEEFADGFGVAVYEVSRLGQDEAAIAQSCEQIILEFLKNRPPLVAGLGLQQEPFALLKSREQFDPYYSIVPQRLVNRVSELGRSQPTPTSPRSTVSEPKTAFSEPSMIHKRLAPPYVLIRDGIPPSTPSPTATPSTPDRLAQLDRAESLTERLTPSEARLVSPKEASAAEPRWLKPYRWNQQVLVTLLSPVRSRDRHKVGSTVVDIDITNLSERLARPVLGQDGYFVLLSYEGELLAYPPDPQRATGLSSYQKIPSLEQIWPKIRQSRLGFRTTPAEFLAYRPIAGTDWMMVAVVPRRRLFAPIFQTALGTSLVASLVLLGSIWFFVHRLNQRLKPMIDGCRELVHSSQMALLSSGITNEEETSPPAGGIPSNPKGPESARSPESIAPMATLASAAPPFPGAGAGAVGSIDPSAALATKPAAPIDPTLGLDEIDLLQDAFQAMYRQLETSLSSLQNTLNQLKDTQLQVIQSEKMAAVGQMLAGVAHEINNPISFISGNVEHLGHYVQDLGRIIRSYQHYFPEVPEELQEVLEEVDPDFLLDDLTQMVRSMRLGSERVRDIVRSLRSFSRANDNDFQVTNIHEGLDSTLIILNHRIKASSERPEIQVLREYADLPLVECCLGPLNQVFMNLLSNAIDAIEESQSGWTFDEIRENPGIIRIQTRLCEGRLIRITIADNGSGIPDHLQSQVFNSFVTSKPVGKGTGLGLSISHQVIHQTHRGRLWFDSQVGRGTAFHIEIPMHQDIPSPALSQAVAAVS, translated from the coding sequence ATGAGACATCGCGTCTTTGAACTGCTACTGATTCTGAAGGCCACGAGGCTTTCTTCCATTGGTGCTCAGATGCTCTTGTGGACGATGCTGGGCATTTTGTCAACGCTGGGCATCATGACCGGGATTACTTACAACCTGCTGAAGGATCAGACGGTTGATGAGATTCAAAAAACCCTGAGGATTGAGGTGCAAGGCCTCGAAAGCGATCTGAAGCAGGTGGAAGAATTTGCGGATGGGTTCGGAGTTGCTGTCTATGAGGTCAGCCGACTGGGCCAGGATGAGGCGGCGATCGCCCAAAGCTGTGAACAGATTATTTTGGAATTTTTGAAAAACCGGCCGCCTCTGGTGGCGGGCTTGGGGTTGCAACAGGAACCGTTTGCCCTGCTGAAGAGCCGGGAGCAGTTCGATCCGTATTATTCGATCGTGCCGCAGCGGTTGGTAAACCGGGTTTCGGAACTGGGGCGATCGCAGCCCACGCCTACTAGCCCCCGATCCACGGTGTCGGAACCGAAAACCGCTTTTTCGGAGCCAAGCATGATCCATAAGCGGCTGGCTCCGCCCTATGTGTTGATCCGCGATGGCATTCCCCCTTCCACTCCATCGCCCACAGCCACGCCTTCAACCCCCGATCGCTTGGCCCAACTCGATCGCGCCGAATCCCTGACGGAGCGGCTGACCCCTTCGGAAGCTCGCCTGGTGTCTCCCAAGGAGGCAAGTGCAGCGGAGCCAAGGTGGCTCAAGCCCTACCGCTGGAATCAACAGGTGCTGGTGACGCTGCTGAGTCCGGTGCGCAGTCGCGATCGCCACAAGGTGGGATCCACGGTGGTGGATATTGACATTACCAATCTCAGTGAACGTTTGGCGCGGCCGGTGCTGGGACAGGACGGCTATTTCGTGCTGCTGAGTTATGAGGGGGAACTGCTGGCCTATCCACCGGATCCGCAGCGGGCCACGGGCCTATCGAGCTACCAGAAAATTCCCTCCCTGGAACAAATTTGGCCCAAAATTCGCCAATCTCGGTTGGGTTTTCGGACAACTCCCGCTGAGTTTTTGGCCTATCGCCCGATCGCGGGAACGGACTGGATGATGGTGGCGGTGGTGCCGCGCCGCCGACTGTTTGCCCCCATTTTTCAAACGGCCTTGGGAACCAGCTTAGTGGCCAGTTTGGTGCTGTTGGGCAGCATTTGGTTTTTCGTACACCGGTTGAATCAGCGCTTGAAGCCGATGATTGATGGCTGCCGGGAACTGGTTCACAGCAGCCAAATGGCGCTGCTTTCCAGCGGAATTACCAATGAAGAGGAAACATCGCCCCCGGCAGGTGGCATCCCCAGCAATCCCAAGGGGCCGGAGTCGGCGCGATCGCCCGAATCGATCGCCCCGATGGCTACCTTAGCCAGCGCCGCGCCGCCCTTTCCCGGCGCAGGAGCGGGCGCGGTGGGGTCGATCGACCCTTCCGCAGCCTTAGCAACCAAGCCCGCCGCCCCGATCGATCCCACCCTGGGACTCGATGAGATTGATCTTTTGCAAGATGCTTTCCAGGCCATGTATCGGCAATTGGAAACCTCGCTTAGCTCTTTGCAAAATACCCTGAATCAACTGAAAGATACCCAACTTCAGGTGATTCAAAGCGAAAAAATGGCGGCGGTTGGGCAAATGCTGGCAGGGGTAGCCCACGAAATTAATAATCCCATTAGCTTTATTTCCGGCAATGTGGAACACCTGGGCCACTATGTTCAGGATTTGGGCCGCATTATTCGCAGCTATCAACATTACTTTCCCGAAGTGCCAGAAGAGTTACAAGAGGTGTTGGAGGAAGTTGATCCTGATTTTCTGTTAGATGATTTGACCCAAATGGTGCGATCGATGCGGTTGGGATCCGAGCGTGTACGAGATATCGTGCGATCGCTCCGATCCTTCTCGCGAGCCAATGACAACGATTTTCAGGTCACCAATATCCATGAGGGCCTCGACAGCACCTTAATTATCTTGAACCATCGCATTAAGGCTTCCAGCGAGCGGCCAGAAATTCAAGTATTACGGGAATATGCGGATTTGCCCTTGGTGGAATGCTGTTTAGGGCCTCTGAATCAGGTGTTCATGAACCTTTTGAGCAATGCGATCGACGCGATCGAGGAATCCCAATCCGGTTGGACTTTTGATGAAATTCGGGAAAATCCTGGCATTATTCGGATTCAAACGCGCCTCTGTGAAGGACGGCTGATTCGGATCACGATCGCCGATAACGGCAGTGGCATTCCTGACCATTTGCAGAGCCAAGTGTTCAATTCCTTTGTGACTTCAAAACCCGTGGGCAAAGGTACAGGTTTGGGGCTTTCAATCAGTCACCAGGTGATTCATCAAACCCATCGAGGTCGGCTCTGGTTTGATTCGCAAGTGGGGCGTGGTACGGCGTTTCACATCGAAATCCCGATGCATCAAGACATTCCCAGCCCGGCCCTCTCCCAGGCTGTGGCTGCCGTGAGCTAG
- a CDS encoding RNA-guided endonuclease TnpB family protein, which translates to MRARFRYRIYPNRLQRLMLAKTFGCARVVYNDAIRLRQDLYQQGEKVSDTEIQKRVITQAKLTVEREWLSEVASVPLVQSLQDAHLAFRNFFKSLKGERKGRKVGFPKFKKKHSTQSIRFTTNGFSVKPNSVYLAKIGCVRVKWSRELPSDPSSVTIIKDAADHYFASFVCEVDPIALKAINNGVGIDLGLTTFATLSTGEKVRSPKPLAKSLKRLRRAQKSLSRKVKGSKRRYLARRKVARIHARIKDQRTDFLHKLSTRIVRENQAIVLEDLNVSGMVKNRKLARAISDAGWYSFRQMIEGKATRYGRDFQVISRWEPTSQRCSSCGQLGGKKPLDVREWTCMHCGAVHDRDVNAAINIQVAGGQSETQNGRGGQRKSSSLVAADEASTRGLVEQLRLFA; encoded by the coding sequence ATGAGAGCACGATTTCGCTACCGAATTTATCCCAATCGCCTGCAAAGATTAATGCTGGCGAAGACGTTCGGTTGTGCTCGTGTGGTCTACAACGATGCAATTCGATTGCGTCAAGACCTCTATCAGCAAGGGGAGAAAGTTAGCGATACTGAAATTCAGAAACGGGTGATTACCCAAGCCAAGCTAACCGTTGAACGTGAATGGCTATCGGAAGTTGCATCTGTACCGTTAGTTCAATCCTTGCAAGATGCCCATCTGGCTTTTCGTAACTTCTTCAAAAGCTTGAAGGGTGAGCGGAAAGGCCGCAAGGTTGGGTTTCCGAAGTTCAAAAAGAAACACTCAACTCAATCCATTCGCTTCACAACTAACGGTTTTTCGGTTAAACCCAACTCGGTTTACTTAGCCAAGATCGGTTGTGTGCGGGTCAAGTGGTCAAGAGAACTGCCATCGGATCCATCATCAGTGACGATCATCAAGGATGCAGCCGATCACTACTTTGCATCGTTTGTCTGTGAAGTGGATCCGATCGCTCTGAAGGCTATCAACAATGGAGTTGGCATCGACTTAGGATTGACCACCTTTGCCACTCTGTCCACGGGTGAAAAGGTACGAAGTCCCAAGCCTCTAGCCAAATCCCTCAAGCGATTGCGCCGTGCTCAAAAATCCCTCAGCCGCAAGGTTAAGGGCAGCAAGCGCCGATATCTAGCCCGCCGCAAGGTGGCCCGGATTCACGCCCGCATCAAGGATCAACGAACCGACTTCCTGCACAAGTTATCAACCCGAATCGTTCGCGAGAACCAAGCGATCGTTCTGGAAGATTTGAATGTGTCGGGCATGGTGAAAAATCGCAAGTTGGCGCGGGCAATTTCGGATGCTGGCTGGTACAGCTTCCGTCAAATGATCGAGGGAAAAGCAACTCGCTATGGGCGGGATTTCCAGGTGATTAGCCGATGGGAACCGACTAGCCAGCGTTGTTCATCTTGTGGTCAATTGGGCGGCAAGAAACCCCTTGATGTACGCGAGTGGACGTGTATGCACTGTGGTGCGGTACATGATCGCGATGTGAATGCCGCAATCAATATCCAAGTCGCGGGCGGGCAGTCCGAGACTCAAAACGGACGTGGAGGCCAGCGTAAATCCAGTTCGCTGGTGGCAGCCGATGAAGCGTCAACCCGTGGTCTAGTCGAGCAACTTCGGTTGTTTGCCTAG
- a CDS encoding response regulator transcription factor: MTDTPPKLLVVDDDPAIRKLIHRFLSKQQYQMESAPDGKTALALFEKFQPDLVILDVNLPDATGYELCREMQAKTGVYVLMLTSRSDEADKIKGFRQGADDYLTKPFSLMELGVRVSAILKRGRGNSPRDLPQPSLNFGSLIIDPERHEVTLDDQLITLTALEFNILHFLANHPGRVWNRQELLQRVWDYDYVGDQRVVDVHIGQIRKKMESAGAKTQIIQTVRGVGYRFNPPDAAPPAQ; the protein is encoded by the coding sequence ATGACTGACACGCCTCCAAAGCTGCTGGTTGTGGATGACGATCCAGCGATCCGAAAGTTGATCCATCGCTTCTTAAGCAAGCAGCAATATCAAATGGAGTCGGCTCCTGACGGGAAGACGGCCTTAGCGCTCTTTGAAAAGTTTCAACCCGATCTGGTGATTTTGGATGTCAATCTACCGGATGCAACGGGGTACGAACTGTGTCGGGAAATGCAAGCCAAAACGGGTGTCTACGTTTTGATGCTCACCAGTCGTTCCGATGAAGCCGATAAAATTAAAGGGTTTCGTCAAGGGGCAGATGATTACTTGACAAAACCCTTTAGCTTGATGGAATTAGGGGTGCGCGTTAGTGCCATTCTCAAGCGGGGGCGGGGCAATTCTCCGCGTGATTTACCGCAACCTTCCCTTAATTTTGGCAGCTTAATCATCGATCCGGAACGCCACGAAGTCACCCTTGATGATCAATTAATTACCCTAACGGCCTTAGAGTTCAATATTTTGCATTTTTTGGCCAATCATCCAGGACGGGTCTGGAATCGCCAAGAACTTTTGCAAAGAGTTTGGGATTACGACTATGTGGGCGACCAGCGGGTTGTTGATGTCCACATTGGTCAAATTCGCAAAAAGATGGAAAGTGCAGGAGCGAAAACCCAAATTATCCAAACGGTGCGCGGAGTTGGTTATCGATTTAATCCTCCCGATGCTGCACCACCGGCTCAATAG
- a CDS encoding CPP1-like family protein, protein MSNPNPYEQLGVTEDASFDEIQSARNRLLKEHETDRQRMEAVEMAYDAVLMDRLRLRQEGRIKVPDRIRFAEQDDRPAPAAPQPSQPPQLPNWLAGSIDQPTRTDWIQAGGTFSVLLVLGLLNPGGDGALLQLVLAIGAGASLFFLNRKERRFGRAVLLTLLGLIGGLILGSLITGLIPPVVGLRTEQLVAVVTLIILWLTSCLLR, encoded by the coding sequence ATGAGCAACCCGAACCCCTACGAACAGCTTGGCGTGACCGAGGATGCGTCTTTTGATGAGATTCAATCGGCGCGCAATCGGCTCCTCAAGGAACATGAAACAGACCGCCAACGGATGGAAGCGGTTGAAATGGCCTATGACGCAGTGTTGATGGATCGGCTGCGGCTGCGGCAGGAGGGACGCATTAAAGTCCCCGATCGAATCCGGTTCGCGGAACAGGACGATCGCCCCGCACCGGCCGCTCCCCAGCCCAGTCAGCCGCCGCAACTGCCCAATTGGTTAGCGGGGTCGATCGATCAGCCCACCCGTACCGATTGGATCCAGGCCGGCGGCACATTTTCGGTGCTGTTGGTGCTGGGGTTATTGAACCCTGGTGGTGATGGTGCGCTGCTGCAATTGGTGCTGGCGATCGGGGCAGGGGCCAGCTTGTTTTTCCTCAATCGCAAGGAACGGCGCTTTGGCCGAGCGGTGTTGCTGACGCTGCTGGGGCTGATTGGTGGTCTGATTTTGGGTTCGTTGATCACGGGTCTGATTCCGCCTGTGGTTGGCCTGCGCACGGAGCAGTTGGTGGCGGTGGTGACGCTGATTATCCTTTGGCTTACCAGTTGCTTGCTGCGATGA
- a CDS encoding trypsin-like peptidase domain-containing protein, with protein MTIVAEGFGAMSINQRSQPMPPYRLPHALWGLGGMILLSIGSIGWAASPVAARQMPPDAGRLGPANESIEPLRPVVPGHRAQGNSDEEVNVRVYRTASPAVVSIETSSSTGSGSIVSADGLILTNAHVVDDAASPVTVVLADGQKFEADILGFAEGSLDLAMLKLRGASGLPVVPIAPPGSVEVGQRAFAIGNPFGKFQNTFTVGIVSRLDNIEGLIQTDAAINPGNSGGPLLNSKGQLIGVNTSIYVDRDGGGNIGIGFAISTDRVLDFLAKARSGDLRPSIPVTTLALNNQPLAGELAEGDRVLSQDQTLYDIYTFTGEAGNQVTIDLASGDFDAYLIVLNPEGEELAQDDDSGGQTNARVTATLPSSGLYTVFVNTAATNQQGRYTLRARSGGPAATNPGTQPGTQPGTQQAGSLILQDAGSLTASSPRLQSDNSPYQEYRFNGRAGQRIEILLESNDFDPYLMVADPQDEKLADADDISDTNTNAALVVQLPSTGTYRIIVNAYDPQGRGRYQLTVREVSN; from the coding sequence GTGACCATCGTTGCAGAAGGGTTTGGGGCCATGAGTATCAATCAGCGATCGCAGCCTATGCCGCCATATCGGCTTCCCCATGCCCTCTGGGGGCTGGGAGGAATGATCCTCCTCTCGATCGGCTCCATTGGCTGGGCGGCCAGTCCCGTTGCAGCGCGGCAAATGCCCCCCGACGCAGGACGACTGGGCCCGGCGAACGAGTCGATCGAGCCGTTGCGCCCCGTGGTTCCCGGTCACCGAGCCCAAGGCAACAGTGATGAAGAGGTGAACGTGCGGGTTTATCGCACCGCCAGCCCCGCCGTTGTGTCGATCGAAACCAGCAGCAGCACCGGCAGCGGCAGCATCGTTAGCGCCGATGGCCTGATTCTGACCAACGCCCATGTGGTGGATGATGCCGCCAGCCCCGTGACTGTGGTGTTGGCCGATGGTCAAAAATTTGAGGCGGATATTCTGGGATTTGCGGAAGGCAGCCTAGACCTCGCCATGCTGAAGTTGCGGGGGGCGAGTGGGTTGCCGGTGGTACCCATTGCGCCACCCGGTTCCGTGGAAGTGGGGCAGCGGGCCTTTGCGATCGGGAATCCCTTTGGCAAATTCCAAAACACCTTCACCGTGGGTATTGTCAGCCGCCTGGACAACATTGAAGGGCTAATTCAAACCGACGCGGCCATCAACCCCGGCAACTCCGGCGGCCCACTCCTGAACAGCAAAGGGCAACTGATTGGGGTCAACACTTCGATCTATGTCGATCGCGACGGCGGTGGCAACATCGGCATTGGCTTTGCCATCTCCACCGATCGCGTGTTGGACTTCCTGGCCAAGGCGCGATCGGGAGATTTGCGTCCCTCCATCCCCGTCACCACCCTGGCTCTGAATAATCAGCCCCTGGCCGGCGAACTGGCCGAGGGCGATCGGGTTTTGAGCCAAGACCAAACCCTCTACGACATCTACACCTTTACGGGCGAAGCGGGCAACCAAGTCACGATCGACCTGGCCAGCGGCGACTTCGATGCTTACCTGATCGTGCTCAATCCCGAAGGAGAAGAGCTAGCCCAGGACGACGACAGCGGCGGCCAAACCAACGCCCGCGTCACCGCCACCCTGCCCAGCAGCGGTCTGTACACCGTGTTTGTGAACACCGCCGCCACCAACCAACAAGGACGCTATACCCTGCGGGCGCGATCGGGTGGCCCCGCCGCCACCAACCCCGGCACGCAGCCCGGCACGCAGCCCGGTACACAACAGGCCGGCTCCCTCATCCTGCAAGATGCCGGCAGCCTAACCGCCAGTTCGCCCCGTCTGCAATCCGACAACAGCCCCTACCAGGAATATCGATTCAATGGGCGGGCCGGCCAACGAATTGAAATCCTGCTGGAGAGCAATGACTTTGATCCCTACCTCATGGTGGCGGATCCCCAAGATGAAAAACTGGCCGATGCCGACGACATCAGCGACACCAACACCAACGCTGCTCTCGTGGTGCAGTTGCCCAGCACCGGAACCTACCGGATCATCGTCAATGCCTACGATCCCCAAGGGCGAGGACGCTATCAACTCACGGTGCGCGAGGTTAGCAACTAG
- a CDS encoding tetratricopeptide repeat protein, whose protein sequence is MQAGETTAPRQEETIATITPKTALPIALKMLVTEFDQALAAAEAAWRQGQAQGAIEQARRAIRLIPDRPEPYRWLGNGLQGQGQWAAADRAYGWALHYRPDWAEVWANRGTTALQQQDWATATEHYQQAIQANPELPDLHLYLAQSLCQQCRWPEAAAVIEQALQRNPDRALAHLLQSWIALDREAGDDPELAYAAVQRSLALDPHYPGAWFQLGRVCFYRQEFREAIAAHQRGLTLAPPDSGVQARALGAIGNCHFELAELAAAADCYEAALRHQPDEADVHWGRANLWLHQGDYERGFAEFEWRWPNVLPRRPFQQPAWNGEPIAGQTILVYAQCGLGDILHLARYLPLLAARGARVVVESPPPTARILAALPGVAQVVVQGAALPAFDWQISFLSLPKVFTPSLAAIPRSMPYLSAQATDWRPEQAFTFRRDRLHVGIAWASGYQANRDGRRDYHNRSIPLAQFVEHLNCPEVQLHSLQVGHDAGAIAQFPQVQAWHDRLRDFADTAALAAQMDLVICVDTSVTHLAGGLGLPTWILLPQMPNWRWMLDRADCPWYPTARLFRQLQPRDWAGVWQQVRPALAQAIDQWRSGLGPFGPRS, encoded by the coding sequence ATGCAAGCAGGCGAAACCACAGCCCCCAGACAGGAAGAAACGATCGCAACAATCACCCCCAAAACTGCGCTCCCGATCGCCTTGAAAATGCTGGTGACGGAGTTTGACCAGGCTTTGGCGGCGGCCGAGGCGGCTTGGCGACAGGGCCAGGCCCAAGGGGCGATCGAGCAGGCCCGTCGGGCCATTCGGCTGATTCCCGATCGGCCAGAGCCTTACCGCTGGTTGGGCAATGGTTTGCAGGGGCAAGGTCAGTGGGCCGCGGCCGATCGCGCCTATGGCTGGGCCTTGCACTATCGACCCGATTGGGCAGAAGTCTGGGCTAATCGGGGCACCACTGCCCTGCAACAACAGGATTGGGCAACGGCCACCGAGCACTATCAGCAAGCCATTCAGGCTAACCCTGAGCTACCGGACTTGCATCTTTACCTGGCCCAAAGTCTTTGCCAGCAATGTCGGTGGCCGGAAGCGGCGGCGGTGATCGAGCAGGCCTTGCAACGCAACCCCGATCGCGCCCTGGCCCACCTGCTGCAAAGTTGGATTGCGCTCGATCGCGAAGCTGGGGACGATCCTGAGCTGGCCTATGCGGCGGTTCAGCGATCGTTGGCATTGGATCCTCACTATCCCGGTGCTTGGTTCCAGTTGGGACGGGTTTGTTTTTATCGCCAAGAATTTCGGGAGGCGATCGCCGCCCACCAACGGGGACTGACCCTGGCTCCGCCCGATTCCGGTGTGCAGGCGCGGGCCCTGGGGGCGATCGGGAATTGCCACTTTGAGCTAGCGGAATTGGCCGCCGCCGCCGACTGCTACGAAGCCGCCCTCCGCCATCAACCCGATGAAGCGGATGTTCACTGGGGACGGGCCAACCTTTGGTTACACCAAGGCGACTATGAACGGGGCTTTGCGGAATTTGAATGGCGCTGGCCCAACGTTTTGCCCCGGCGGCCCTTCCAGCAACCGGCCTGGAATGGGGAGCCGATCGCGGGGCAAACCATCTTGGTCTATGCCCAGTGTGGTTTGGGCGATATTTTGCACTTGGCGCGATATTTGCCCCTGTTGGCGGCTCGGGGCGCGAGGGTGGTGGTGGAGTCGCCGCCGCCCACGGCCCGAATTTTGGCGGCCCTGCCAGGGGTGGCGCAAGTGGTGGTTCAAGGGGCGGCCCTGCCGGCCTTCGATTGGCAAATTTCCTTCCTGAGCCTGCCCAAGGTGTTCACGCCCAGCTTGGCGGCCATTCCCCGATCGATGCCTTACCTGTCAGCCCAGGCCACGGACTGGCGACCAGAGCAGGCATTTACCTTTCGGCGCGATCGACTCCATGTGGGCATTGCCTGGGCCAGTGGCTACCAAGCCAATCGCGACGGCCGCCGGGACTATCACAATCGATCGATTCCCCTAGCCCAATTTGTGGAGCATCTGAATTGCCCTGAGGTGCAACTGCATAGCTTGCAAGTGGGCCATGATGCCGGGGCGATCGCCCAATTTCCGCAAGTCCAGGCCTGGCACGATCGACTCCGGGATTTTGCCGACACCGCCGCCCTCGCGGCCCAAATGGATTTGGTGATTTGTGTTGACACCTCTGTCACCCACTTGGCAGGCGGCCTGGGCTTGCCCACCTGGATTTTGTTGCCACAGATGCCCAATTGGCGCTGGATGCTCGATCGCGCCGATTGCCCTTGGTATCCCACGGCTCGGTTGTTTCGTCAGCTCCAACCCCGAGATTGGGCGGGCGTTTGGCAGCAGGTTCGGCCCGCCTTGGCTCAGGCGATCGACCAATGGCGATCGGGACTAGGCCCCTTTGGGCCCCGTTCCTGA
- the rpiA gene encoding ribose-5-phosphate isomerase RpiA encodes MSQLDPATIMKQQVARAAVARVKSGTVVGLGSGSTAAFAIEYLGDRLKSGELTDIIGVPTSFQSEVLAKQFGIPLATPNDVDRIDVAIDGADEVDPQKNLIKGGGAAHTREKIVDCLAAEFIVVVDASKLVDRLGTTFLLPVEVLPMALEPVKRAIVALGGEPQLRMAVKKAGPVVTDQGNLVLDVKFPNGIDDPATLEKALNNIPGVLENGLFVGTTDCVLIGEIVDGEPQVRQM; translated from the coding sequence ATGAGCCAGCTCGATCCCGCAACCATCATGAAGCAACAAGTGGCCCGGGCCGCCGTGGCCCGCGTCAAGTCGGGAACCGTCGTGGGGTTGGGCAGCGGCTCAACGGCGGCCTTTGCGATCGAATATTTGGGCGATCGGCTCAAGTCCGGTGAACTCACCGACATCATCGGCGTGCCCACGTCGTTCCAGTCGGAAGTGCTGGCCAAGCAGTTTGGCATTCCCTTGGCCACGCCCAACGATGTGGATCGGATTGATGTGGCGATCGACGGGGCCGACGAAGTGGATCCGCAAAAGAACCTGATCAAGGGCGGCGGCGCGGCCCACACCCGGGAAAAAATTGTGGACTGCTTGGCAGCGGAATTTATTGTGGTGGTGGATGCCAGCAAATTGGTCGATCGGCTGGGAACCACCTTCCTGTTGCCTGTGGAAGTGTTGCCCATGGCTTTGGAGCCGGTGAAGCGGGCGATCGTCGCTCTGGGTGGTGAGCCGCAATTGCGGATGGCCGTCAAAAAAGCCGGCCCCGTGGTGACGGATCAGGGCAACTTGGTTCTGGATGTGAAGTTCCCCAACGGCATTGACGATCCCGCTACGTTGGAAAAAGCCCTGAATAACATTCCCGGAGTCCTGGAAAACGGCCTGTTTGTGGGAACCACAGACTGCGTGCTGATTGGGGAAATTGTGGACGGGGAACCGCAAGTCCGCCAAATGTAG
- a CDS encoding cyanophycinase, which yields MVQAHTRMLDRSVPQAVKAAVMVIGGAEDKIHGREILHAFFQRSGGTGARIAIIPSASREPSVIGSKYRMIFESMGAESIEILDVRDRDQGSNESYLEYVYSCTGVFMTGGDQLRLCGLLAETRLMESILERVRRREISLAGTSAGAAVMGHHMIAGGGSGESPNRSLVDMATGFGVLPHVIVDQHFHNRNRMARLLSAVSLHPDRLGIGIDEDTCACFEDDGSIEVLGKGTVTIIDPGDITYTNQSLVGANDPVSLHHLRLHVLSYGDRYSIPMRRVVSTGQPR from the coding sequence ATGGTGCAAGCTCACACGCGAATGTTGGATCGTTCAGTTCCCCAAGCCGTAAAAGCCGCAGTCATGGTCATTGGCGGCGCAGAAGACAAGATTCACGGTCGTGAAATTCTGCACGCCTTCTTTCAGCGATCGGGCGGAACCGGTGCCAGAATCGCCATCATTCCGAGTGCTTCGCGGGAGCCATCGGTGATTGGCAGCAAGTACCGCATGATTTTCGAGAGCATGGGAGCCGAGTCGATCGAAATTCTTGATGTGCGCGATCGCGACCAAGGCTCCAACGAAAGCTATCTAGAATATGTCTACAGTTGTACGGGCGTGTTCATGACCGGCGGCGATCAGTTGCGGCTGTGTGGCCTGCTGGCGGAAACGCGGCTGATGGAAAGCATTCTGGAGCGGGTGCGGCGACGGGAAATTTCCCTGGCCGGAACCAGTGCCGGGGCGGCGGTGATGGGCCACCACATGATCGCGGGCGGTGGCTCGGGCGAGTCCCCCAATCGATCGCTGGTGGATATGGCCACGGGGTTTGGTGTGTTGCCCCATGTGATCGTGGATCAGCACTTCCACAACCGAAATCGGATGGCGCGGCTCTTGAGCGCCGTGTCCTTGCATCCCGATCGCCTGGGCATTGGCATTGATGAAGATACCTGCGCCTGTTTTGAGGATGACGGTTCGATCGAAGTGCTGGGTAAAGGCACGGTCACCATCATTGACCCGGGCGACATCACCTACACCAATCAATCCCTAGTGGGAGCCAACGATCCCGTTAGTCTGCATCACCTCCGCCTGCATGTGCTCAGCTACGGCGATCGATACTCGATTCCCATGCGGCGTGTGGTCAGCACCGGGCAACCGCGCTAG
- the petM gene encoding cytochrome b6-f complex subunit PetM — protein sequence MSGEIFSTAFLAFTLILIGLGGGFLLLRLQGADK from the coding sequence ATGAGCGGCGAAATTTTTAGCACGGCTTTTTTGGCATTCACCTTGATTTTGATTGGCTTGGGCGGTGGTTTCCTGTTGCTGCGGTTGCAAGGGGCCGATAAGTAG